The Colletotrichum higginsianum IMI 349063 chromosome 2, whole genome shotgun sequence genome has a segment encoding these proteins:
- a CDS encoding Glycoside hydrolase family 16 protein — protein MHFLSIVLAYFVLGLVAAQRSAPGVYTKGSWIVDNKYSFQKNSYFDFRKATSLPPGLKVSNYPVDTYSYSPANVIVGNGYLQLWVRSKSFSSAEVTTTSKIKYASVRTVAILSEPAGVCNGMFFYQSDTQETDIEFLSSGQSNSNTDAARSANAKSGTRYLWLSNQAVDGSGLKTTNPVALPANPTTTEHEYRLDWLPGLTNFYVDGKLVWSSTKNVPSVAGTWVFNNWADGDKYWSAGPPAQNAVFRIKEINMYWNAG, from the exons ATGCATTTCTTATCGATTGTGCTTGCCTATTTTGTATTGGGCTTGGTGGCCGCACAACGTTCTGCGCCCGGCGTATACACGAAAGGAAGTTGGATAGTCGACAATAAATACAGCTTCCAGAAGAATTCATACTTCGATTTCAGGAAGGCAACCTCCCTCCCGCCGGGCCTAAAAGTCAGCAACTACCCAGTCGACACGTACTCCTATTCACCCGCGAATGTGATTGTTGGTAACGGGTACCTACAACTTTGGGTGAGAAGCAAGTCTTTCAGTTCTGCTGAAGTTACGACTACATCAAAAATCAAGTACGCATCTGTTCGGACAGTTGCTATTCTTTCTGAGCCGGCTGGAGTCTGCAATG GAATGTTTTTCTATCAGTCAGATACCCAAGAAACCGACATTGAGTTCCTATCGAGTGGACAATCCAACAGCAATACGGATGCAGCCAGATCTGCCAACGCTAAATCTGGAACGCGATATCTTTGGCTTTCAAACCAAGCTGTGGATGGTAGTGGGCTGAAGACGACAAATCCCGTGGCATTGCCAGCCAATCCGACGACTACTGAGCACGAGTACCGCTTGGACTGGCTGCCTGGCCTGACAAATTTCTACGTTGACGGAAAGCTGGTCTGGAGTTCGACGAAGAACGTTCCATCGGTGGCTGGCACTTGGGTATTCAACAACTGGGCTGACGGCGATAAATACTGGAGTGCAGGACCGCCGGCCCAGAACGCAGTCTTTAGGATCAAGGAGATTAATATGTACTGGAACGCTGGCTAA
- a CDS encoding Beta-carotene 15,15'-monooxygenase — protein MSSADKQKGYNWYTVTEEELNRFAPPFLRDVPETPNEVECKLGGTWPTWVHGSFLRVGVGRFTVPLSKDDSKPRAVMQHLFDGLGLLHKFRMTQGRVYYMSRYTHDGVIKRAQEHGYLTSTRMGLNANTPLKDAQDPCSLLLGAQVGGPSNMIEHSKNRSNAFVQQSLYVPSGYAAPDSVNMNVQPRRGIHLPKDQNPYSRGIQSEDPFTEEILVHTDFNLLQVCDARTLEPKRLLNYMVIDPKLVGSGSCAHPPHDRKRGLTFNYLIDDSGVLFVFALNVASNPTALVWKSPLPCRTCYTHALAMTDKYVVFVRNPVHMDLSDTTKGVAEMMVCEHDSPTEFYILDKRDGKHVGTYSVPNFYFFHIGNAYDYIDPKTGDVNIHVDIVSYRDEHYPYMDYSMSNLLDPKKPLQNGTLVRYQMDSVDKADPTKICRGSVASAIAGLPCELPRVSKPASMDPNYRYVYGISGIGASAPGTEVPIGRLGNGLGAVHPTVYGSLFKSDWKTGLFKLWTPSNGESCPTEPIFIQRPGATDEDDGIVITITINREGTHSILVGLDGKTFQEVARADMPQVYALGPHGSFVEGDFGL, from the exons ATGAGCTCCGCGGACAAGCAGAAAGGCTACAACTGGTACACGGTTACCGAGGAAGAGTTGAACAGGTTTGCGCCTCCGTTTTTACGCGATGTCCCTGAAACCCCGAACGAAGTCGAGTGTAAGCTCGGTGGGACATGGCCAACTTGGGTCCATGGTTCCTTTCTAAG GGTCGGTGTCGGCCGCTTTACTGTTCCGCTCTCTAAAGATGATTCAAAGCCTAGGGCTGTAATGCAGCATTTGTTCGACGGTCTAGGATTGTTGCATAAATTCCGAATGACCCAAGGTCGTGTTTATTACATGAGTCGCTATACACATGATGGGGTCATCAAACGAGCCCAGGAACACGGCTACCTTACTTCAACCAGGATGGGTCTCAATGCAAACACTCCTCTAAAGGACGCTCAAGATCCTTGCTCGCTCTTGCTTGGAGCTCAGGTTGGCGGCCCTTCGAACATGATTGAACACAGCAAGAACAGATCTAATGCATTTGTACAGCAATCTCTCTATGTGCCCTCGGGATATGCTGCCCCTGATTCCGTCAACATGAATGTGCAACCACGCCGTGGTATTCACCTTCCCAAAGATCAAAACCCGTACTCGAGGGGCATTCAGTCAGAAGATCCTTTCACTGAGGAG ATTTTGGTGCACACCGACTTCAACCTTCTACAAGTCTGCGATGCACGAACTTTGGAACCGAAACGTTTGCTGAACTACATGGTCATTGATCCGAAATTGGTCGGTTCTGGCAGTTGTGCTCATCCCCCGCATGACCGCAAACGAGGGCTTACCTTCAACTACCTCATCGATGATTCCGGTGTGTTATTTGTATTTGCATTGAATGTCGCCTCAAATCCGACAGCTTTAGTGTGGAAGTCTCCGCTTCCATGCAGAACATGCTACACACATGCTCTTGCAATGACTGACAAGTACGTTGTTTTCGTAAGAAAT CCGGTCCACATGGATCTAAGTGATACAACTAAGGGGGTTGCCGAGATGATGGTCTGCGAGCACGATTCGCCGACCGAATTTTACATCTTGGATAAAAGGGACGGCAAGCA TGTGGGAACCTACTCCGTACCTAACTTTTACTTCTTCCACATCGGGAACGCATACGATTATATCGATCCCAAGACAGGCGATGTCAATATTCACGTCGACATTGTCAGCTATCGAGATGAGCACTATCCATACATGGATTACAGCATGTCGAATCTCCTCGATCCTAAGAAGCCGCTTCAAAATGGAACTCTTGTCCGCTATCAGATGGACTCAGTGGACAAGGCTGATCCAACAAAAATCTGTCGGGGCTCAGTTGCATCTGCTATTGCGGGACTGCCGTGTGAGCTTCCACGTGTCTCGAAACCTGCCTCGATGGATCCCAATTACCGCTATGTATATGGCATATCTGGTATTGGGGCCTCCGCTCCCGGCACAGAAGTCCCAATTGGTAGACTTGGCAATGGACTGGGCGCTGTTCACCCAACAGTATATGGATCTCTGTTCAAATCGGACTGGAAGACCGGCCTGTTCAAATTGTGGACACCATCAAACGGCGAGAGTTGTCCTACTGAGCCTATTTTCATTCAGCGCCCTGGTGCTAcggatgaggatgacggcaTCGTGATTACAATCACAATCAATCGCGAAGGTACGCACAGTATCTTGGTCGGACTTGATGGTAAGACCTTTCAAGAGGTTGCAAGAGCAGATATGCCACAAGTTTATGCTCTTGGCCCGCATGGTTCATTTGTTGAAGGAGATTTTGGTCTCTAG
- a CDS encoding DNA kinase phosphatase pnk1 yields the protein MLISKSGTLHGKESAATDWQWLVTIVSNPGRLTEFDGRESPEAGPFKRNMEFVMLALRIPVTLFVACANDMHRKPRPWLWSIVPELTGNEDCAIDVAQSLVVGDAAGRSADFSDSDAHWAMIVGIKVHTPEVSFEGETPEPLGYKFYPEWHLTGTERQRGGQVKMVQSLSKSMIVLVGLPGAGKSTFYRGVLQDYGFTHDHTALSKLSSLRSTR from the exons ATGCTCATCTCCAAGTCTGGAACCTTGCACGGAAAGGAGTCAGCCGCGACGGACTGGCAATGGTT AGTCACAATCGTTTCAAACCCGGGGCGACTTACAGAATTTGACGGCCGCGAGTCGCCCGAGGCCGGCCCTTTCAAGAGAAACATGGAGTTCGTCATGCTCGCGCTGCGAATCCCCGTCACACTCTTCGTGGCATGTGCGAATGATATGCATCGAAAGCCGAGACCATGGCTCTGGTCTATTGTCCCAGAGCTGACGGGAAACGAGGACTGCGCCATAGACGTGGCACAGTCTttggtcgtcggcgacgctgcGGGCCGCAGTGCTGACTTTTCAGACTCGGACGCCCACTGGGCAATGATTGTGGGAATCAAAGTTCATACACCCGAGGTGTCCTTTGAAGGCGAAACACCAGAGCCCCTAGGCTATAAGTTCTATCCAGAGTGGCATTTGACGGGTACAGAGCGCCAAAGGGGGGGACAAG TGAAGATGGTGCAGTCTCTATCAAAATCAATGATCGTCCTTGTTGGCCTTCCCGGCGCAGGAAAGTCTACCTTCTACCGCGGTGTGCTTCAAGACTATGGATTT ACGCACGACCATACAGCTCTCAGCAAGCTTTCATCCTTGCGGTCGACCAGATGA